One window from the genome of Treponema sp. OMZ 838 encodes:
- a CDS encoding VWA domain-containing protein, with product MKKNGIITVIALIGFLFPVFGADLELDQSDLAVIQDPKGAGYHFYIRKKPDIASILMTETTKDPQNRLDNFAYRDFQYNSINGDEKRILNGKELDTRGKRLYSLIDSSPEKDTPLGEAFHIWVPYIICYGYEWDRHGEVQVLDGTFFNIRAFEKPYADYTGSFSDNPFVLRVTQKSIKEVHDPAFSEPAATAFSELARLSGNKLIYSKNVDGIMPSIEVILTPKKRKNLDVVFVIDATESMKDDIQKVRELLAISLKKILPKYDSYRIGLVLYKDYYDDFLTKTATDFTSDIDRFSAALKSFSVFGGRDIPEAVYEGIDAGLDLEWRTDTDTDRKLILIGDAPPHPRPQGSITKEGVIEAAKAKDVKLFPIILPHNKTY from the coding sequence ATGAAAAAGAACGGTATTATTACGGTTATTGCGCTTATCGGCTTCCTGTTTCCCGTATTCGGGGCGGATTTAGAGCTTGACCAAAGCGATCTTGCGGTTATTCAAGACCCTAAGGGCGCCGGATATCACTTTTATATTCGAAAAAAGCCCGATATCGCTTCCATCTTGATGACGGAGACGACAAAGGATCCTCAAAATCGGCTCGATAACTTTGCATACCGCGATTTCCAATACAACAGCATTAACGGCGATGAAAAACGTATCCTGAACGGCAAAGAGCTGGATACCCGCGGAAAGCGGCTTTACAGCCTGATAGACTCCAGCCCGGAAAAAGACACGCCGCTCGGCGAAGCATTTCATATCTGGGTACCGTATATTATCTGTTACGGCTATGAATGGGACAGACACGGCGAAGTGCAGGTATTGGACGGCACGTTTTTTAATATCCGCGCATTTGAAAAGCCGTATGCCGATTATACCGGCTCTTTTAGCGATAACCCCTTCGTCCTCCGTGTAACGCAAAAATCGATTAAGGAAGTGCATGATCCGGCTTTTAGCGAACCGGCTGCTACGGCTTTTTCGGAACTTGCCCGTTTGAGCGGCAATAAACTGATCTATTCAAAGAATGTTGACGGTATTATGCCGTCGATTGAAGTCATCTTGACACCAAAGAAGCGCAAGAACCTCGATGTGGTGTTTGTTATCGATGCAACCGAAAGTATGAAGGATGATATACAAAAAGTCAGAGAGCTGCTTGCAATCTCATTGAAAAAGATACTTCCCAAGTATGATTCATACCGGATAGGGCTTGTCCTTTATAAGGACTACTATGATGATTTTTTGACTAAAACCGCAACCGATTTTACCTCGGATATCGATCGTTTTTCCGCTGCGCTCAAGAGCTTTAGCGTATTCGGCGGCCGCGACATCCCCGAAGCGGTTTACGAAGGCATCGATGCGGGACTCGACCTTGAATGGCGCACCGATACGGACACCGACCGTAAACTGATCCTTATCGGCGATGCCCCACCCCACCCCCGCCCTCAAGGCTCAATTACGAAAGAGGGCGTTATCGAAGCGGCAAAGGCAAAGGATGTAAAACTGTTCCCGATTATTTTGCCGCATAATAAGACCTACTAG